A region of the Candidatus Dadabacteria bacterium genome:
GGATATTGTAAATCATGTCGTCAAGAAGATTCTTTTCCTCTTCAGTTAGATTCCCCTCGGTCTTTTCCGCAAGTATCTCAAGTATGGTTATGGTGTGCTTGGCGGCCGGAATGTTAACTTCTCTTTTTTTTGAGTGAGGGTCGGGAATTTCACCCAGATGAATAAGAGCCGAAGCGTTTAATGAGAGAATAAAGCCCGAAAAGTCCATCTTTAATTCTTCTTTTTCACCGCTCACGATAAACCACTCTCCTTACAAGTAAATTCTTAACGCCGTTGGATCAATTATAGATACTGGAGGAGTTTTTTTCTAGGGTCGTAGGGATATTTCTCTTTAATCTCATCCATGAGTTTCTTCATATGCTCGCTGGATTCCTTCGGCATTGCTATCTGAATAACTACGAACTGATCTCCCCGTTTGCCGGTCTTGGGATTCTTCACTCCCTTTTCTCTGAGTCTCATTTTCGTGCCGCTTCCCACGCCGGGAGGGATAGTAAGTTTTACAGGACTCTCTATGGTTGGCACGTCGATCAGCGTTCCCAGGGTCGCCTCATAGACCGTTAGGGGAAGATCAATATATATATCGTCGTTTTCTCTTCTGAAAACCGGATGGGACAAGACCTTTATTTCAAGAATGAGATCTCCGGCCATAGAGTTTATTTGTTCGCCTTTGCCCGGCAACCTTACCTTGGACCCGGTTTTCACTCCAGCCGGAATCTTAACCGTTATTTTTTTGGTTCCGCCCTCGGGCGACTTGATCAGGAGTTCCTTTTCTCCACCTTTTACCGCGGTTTCAAAATCAAGGGTTATAGTATGCTGGATGTTTTTCGGTCTTCTTGGCTGCTGTCGCACGTTACCGAAATCAAAAATATCTCCGAAACTTCCCCCAGCTCCACCCATACCGTAAGCCCCGCCTCCCTGCGAAAAGATATCTTTGAAGATTTCATCTATGTCCGGAAACCCCCGTGAATACTGCCTGTAGTTTCCTCCGCCTGTTCTCTGCCCACCAAAACTGCTTGTCCCGAACATGTCGTAGGTTTTTTTCTTCTCGGGGTCGGAGAGGGTTTCGTAAGCGTGCTGAATTTCCTTGAACTTCTCCTCGGATCTTTTGTCCCCCTGATTCATGTCGGGGTGGTGTTTTCTCGCTAGGTCTCTGTACGCTTTCTTTATCTGGTCCTGCGTCGCGTTTCGCGGTACACCGAGCACTGCGTAAAGATCTTTTTCCGCGTTCATGAAGATAAAAACTCCGATTTTCTCATGCTCATTATAATACTACTTGAGATTGAAAGAAATTGATTAGGAGTTTATATACTTGGCTGCCCGCGGGAGGTACCTTTTTTGACTATTGTGCCGAACCACATTCGAGGAGTATTAAAATAAGGACCAAGAAACAGAAGATAGACGAGAAATACGAGATTCCATGAGCAAGAAGAAAACTGTCGCCGTGACGGGCGCGGCCGGGTTCATCGGCTCAAGATTGGTGAAGAGACTGGCACAATCAGACCATGTGGACAGAGTTATAGCGCTTGATTGTGTCCCGCTAGACATATCCTCTCCGAAAGTCATAACATTCCAGAAGGACATCCGGGAGTCGACTGCGGACATTCTTCGAAAGTACCAGGTTGACGCGGTTGTCCACTTGGCCTTTCTCTTGCGGCCCGGACATGACCGCAAGGCAGCGCACAGGGTGAATGTTAGCGGTACGGCCCAAGTGATACATGACTGCTGGGCTGTCGGCATAAAACACCTTGTCTACCTCAGCAGCACCACTGTGTACGGCGCCCGTTCTGGGACTGAGCAGCCATATACTGAGGAATCACCTGTCAGGCCCGTCCGAGGCTTTCAGTACGCCGAGAACAAGGCCACAGCGGAACTCAAGCTGAAAACATTTGCAATGAACAATCCCAACTCCCGCGTCACCATATTGCGGGGGTGCACAGTAATGGCGCCCCAGTGCGAGAACTTCGTTACTGAGGTCTTTTTCAGACTGGCGAGTGTCCGCGTTCTCGGTGCGGACCCGCAGATGCAGTTCATCCATCTGGCCGACCTGCTCGACGCCTTTGAGCTGTGCCTGCTGAAGCCTGCCTACGGGGTGTTCAACATCACGGGAGAGGGGACAGTTGCCTATAGCGAGATTGCAAGCATTGCGGGTAGGCGCGCGATTACCCTTCCAGCGCCGCTTCTCGCAGTCATCACGTGGGTAACATGGGTGCTGCGACTGCAAAGCGATTCTCCCGCGTGCGGGGTCGAGTACGCAAGATGGCCGTGGGTGGCGAGTAATGAGAAGCTGACACGAGAGACCGGGTTCCGTCCAAAACACACTTCCCGGGAAGCGCTGATGAGCTCGGTGCTGGCAAATAGTTAATTGCTTTCATTCCGCAATCATAGTCTTCATATACCTGATTGAAAAACTATCTGTATTCCTGATGACAACTATATTGATAACTTCTTGAAAGTTAGCCAGGGTGGTTAAATCTGTCAGTCAGTCCTCTATGGATTCGAGTATCCTGTCTGCAATCTCAAAAAAGGCCTTTCCAGCTGCACTTTGCGGATCAGACTCCACGATAGGGGTTCCGTTATCTCCACCGATTCTTATCCGCGGATCGATTGGGATTTCTCCAAGAAACGGAACTTCAAACTTCTCTGCCATACGTCTTCCTCCACCCCTGCCGAATATGTCTATCTTGCCGTCTACATCGGGCATATCGAGATAGCTCATGTTCTCCACTATGCCAAGAATGGGAATATTCAGTTTGTTAAACATCAGTATCCCTCTTCTTACGTCCACTAGAGCTACGTCCTGCGGAGTGGTTACTATAACCCCTCCGCTTATCGGGGCCGTCTGTGCCAGAGAAAGCTGGGCATCCCCCGTGCCTGGAGGAAGGTCAATTACCAAGTAATCCGTTCCGCTCCATTCAACGTCCTCGATGAACTGCTTTATCGCTCCGTGTACCATGGGACCTCTCCATATCACAGCGTCCTCCTCGTTCACGAGAAAACCGATGGACATTACCTTGAGGCCGAATTTTTCTATGGGAACGATCTTGTCATCGGCGGTTGCACGGGGTTTTTCGCTTATCCCCATCATCAAAGGAGCGCTCGGTCCCCAAATATCGGCATCCATAAGCCCGACTTTCTGTCTTTTTTTTGAGATTGCCAGGGAGAGGTTGGTTGCTATTGTTGACTTGCCGACTCCTCCTTTGCCGCTTGCGACGGCTATGTAGTACTTTATATCGGGAAGCTTGCTTTTTTCACTACCCGCATCGGCAGTTATCTGCTTCTGTGGTCGCGAGCCGATCTTCATCGAGAGGTCTTCAACTCCGGGTATGCCGAAAATGGCTTTTCGGACTTCTTCCTCGATTGTGGACTGAAGTTTCTGGTCGGGCTTGGGAAGTACTATGGAAAGGGTCACCTTCGAACCCTCCACAAGAATGTCTTTTACGAGACCGAAGGATACTATGTCCCGGTTAAATCCCGGATAGTTAACACCCTTAAGAACTTTTATTATCCGTTCTCTGTTTAGTTCCACGCGGAAAGTTCCCCCTAAGAGATACCCAGTTTCTTTTTTCCTTCCTCGGATATCATGTCGGGGTTCCAGGGAGGATCCCATATCACCTCTATAAGAACGTTATCGGCTCCCGCGTTTTTAAGGGCCATTTCAGCTTGGCCCGCTATATGTGCTCCCATGGCGCACCCTGGGGTGGTAAGGGTCATCTTGATTTGAACGTTCCGCCCGGAAATTTTGGTGTCGTAAATAAGCCCAAGATCCACTATGCTCACGGGAAGTTCGGGGTCGTACACATCCTTAAGAGCGCCGTAGACTGTCTCTTTCGTTATTTCGGGGCTGTCTTCGGGTTTTTTCTTTTTTTCAATCTTGGTAAAAGACACGGAGCTTTTATCCTTAGAAGGACCGCCCCTGTCTATCTGGATTATCTTTTTCATCCCCATAATTTGCCTCCTGATTTCTTTTTTTAACTATACAACACTAGCTACAGTATCAAAGCCCTTTGCTAGTCTCTGAATCTTCAGCATCGTTAAGTTCGGTTGGTCGTGCCTGAAGATACAGCAGTTAAAAATTTTTCCGAGTAGAATTCAAGCACAAAATCACAGACACAGGTGGACTTAACTTCACTTATTTTGATATTATAACTTAACCAAATGAATTTTCTAAGAACGGATTGACACATAGTAAGAGGTGTTTCGTACCGAATTTGGAAATTGCGTTTGCTCTTTGTATCCTCGAATATATTTTCAATTAAAAATCGCTAGACCTTGAACTAAACCTTAATGCATCAAAAACGCAACATTCCTTGGCTTCAGATCCTCCGCTTTCATAAAGAAATAACTCGAAGAGGTGAAGAGAATTTCTTTGCTCTTCCTGTAGATCAACTTGATTCCGACAGATGCTCTTCTCTATATAAATTTGAATTCAAGAGCTTTGCAGGACCATGGCAAGTTGATCCTGATACGTTCAAGAGTAAGCCATTTCTCCAGAAACTAAAGCGGAAAGAAGTGGATGAAATTTTCCTTGGCGGCCCTTGCTGGTACAAGGCTCCAAGAAAAAACGACCGAGGCAGTGGTAATTGGTTACCGGTTCTATACCGACAGATAAAATTTTACTTAGATACGGATTCCGTCTGCATTGTCCCCGATCAAGGTAAATGGGAAATATCCCCTCTAGTCTACGATCTCCTCGAGAGTAAAAGCGCCCAGTCTAGGCATCCACTGGAACAATGGTTGCCTAATCTTATAGAAATTACTCAGAATCTATCCACAACTAAGAATATTGATCTTACAGAGGCTTTAATCGATATCTTATCAAGCAACATCCCCGAACTTGGAGAAGAGCTTCGGAAGAAAATTCAATCTGGCATCTCACATCTACCTTCGCCTTGGATTATCTTTAGTCCAACAACATCTTCTTCCCCAGTATATCAGCATTTGATGTCTGATTATGAAGAACTAGATAAAATTCTTGAAAAACAGACTGACAACATTGGCGGGTTTGAGCTCCTTGAAGATATAGCCGTTACTGAGAATGCTCAATCGGTTTCATTACTCCCAGTTGTTCCTCTTAATAGATCTCAAGAGAAAGCGGTTTTGGGTATTCTGGCTGGAAAGCCTGTTACAGTCATCAGTGGTCCTCCGGGAACCGGCAAGAGTCAGGTTGTCGTCTCATCTTTGCTTAACTGTTGGTCACAAGGGAAGAGTGTTCTTTTCGCTAGTCAGAACAATCAAGCTGTTGATACCGTCCGAGAAAGGATAAAGAAGTTTGAAGATCAATTTCCGATAGCGATTCGCACAGGAAGCAAACGTTATAGAACTGATTTCAACGAAGCACTTCGGCGTATTCTAAACGCCATCACGTACTCAACAGCAAATTCTTTATCTACAAAACAGGATGCTTCTCAGCGCAAAGACAGTCTGTTGAGTAAAAAGAAACAAATTGAGGAATTTCTCGATAGTAAGCTCCCCCAACGTATTAATGAATCCTTAAGCTCTTCTCTTGAAGCCTATGCATTGCATCAGAGTACACTTGCCGAGTTACAAGAAGCCAAAGAATCTCTACGTTCAGACCTTAGGAAAATTGGCTACACCCTGGATGCAGAAGACTTCAAACGCTTGGTGTTTGACCCGCTGAACACCTGGGTTGGAAATATCAGTTCTGTCAAAAAAGAAATAATTGATAACAAAAAAAAAGAAGAACTATATAAAAGCGAAGCAACAGAAGCAGAAGAGAAACGCAACCAATCAGTTCAGACTTTAGGGCTCGATTTCTCAAAGGTTAGAAGCTGGGATTGGCTCATTTCTGCACAAGGCCCTGAGTCTCTCCAAGCGTGGTTAACAAGCTTTCACAAACTAATTGATAATATTCATGAACACGATCTTGAAGTTTTACCTTGGGATAATAACTACGAATACTGGAAAAGCTCTGAACAAGCTGAAAAATGGTCAGAAAATACACACAAGCTTGTTGAGGTCATAAACTCTGACTTTGGTCAACTTGAACAACTCATTAAAGAAGTTGCCGAGGCCGAATCCGAACTCAACCAAGAACATGAAGTTTCCAATTCTCTCCTTGATATAATGGCAAAGCCACACTTATTGGATGCTCTCCAAAGGTGGACCACCCTCTACTCTGAATACTGTACTCAACCCAAAACATGGGTTTCCTGGCTCCCTTTTTCTGATAAGAGCAAGTTGAACCGAGCTATTCGAGAAGTCGAAAAGATTCTTCTGCCTACCTTTCCCGCATCCATGTGGCAGAGAGTAGGACCTCTTAATGATGAAGGAAGGAGAAGGTTTGTACAGATCATTGAAAAGAACGAGAAATGGTTAGATCTTCGAAAAGCAACGGATATAAAACAGGACTCAATAAGATCTAAGTTTCGCGAGTTTCGTACCCTCGCTACAAACCTCAGACTTGCTGATATACCACAATCGGAAGATCTTAATCTG
Encoded here:
- a CDS encoding DUF1844 domain-containing protein, translating into MSGEKEELKMDFSGFILSLNASALIHLGEIPDPHSKKREVNIPAAKHTITILEILAEKTEGNLTEEEKNLLDDMIYNIRMKYVKSLS
- a CDS encoding J domain-containing protein; the protein is MNAEKDLYAVLGVPRNATQDQIKKAYRDLARKHHPDMNQGDKRSEEKFKEIQHAYETLSDPEKKKTYDMFGTSSFGGQRTGGGNYRQYSRGFPDIDEIFKDIFSQGGGAYGMGGAGGSFGDIFDFGNVRQQPRRPKNIQHTITLDFETAVKGGEKELLIKSPEGGTKKITVKIPAGVKTGSKVRLPGKGEQINSMAGDLILEIKVLSHPVFRRENDDIYIDLPLTVYEATLGTLIDVPTIESPVKLTIPPGVGSGTKMRLREKGVKNPKTGKRGDQFVVIQIAMPKESSEHMKKLMDEIKEKYPYDPRKKLLQYL
- a CDS encoding NAD-dependent epimerase/dehydratase family protein: MSKKKTVAVTGAAGFIGSRLVKRLAQSDHVDRVIALDCVPLDISSPKVITFQKDIRESTADILRKYQVDAVVHLAFLLRPGHDRKAAHRVNVSGTAQVIHDCWAVGIKHLVYLSSTTVYGARSGTEQPYTEESPVRPVRGFQYAENKATAELKLKTFAMNNPNSRVTILRGCTVMAPQCENFVTEVFFRLASVRVLGADPQMQFIHLADLLDAFELCLLKPAYGVFNITGEGTVAYSEIASIAGRRAITLPAPLLAVITWVTWVLRLQSDSPACGVEYARWPWVASNEKLTRETGFRPKHTSREALMSSVLANS
- a CDS encoding Mrp/NBP35 family ATP-binding protein, which gives rise to MELNRERIIKVLKGVNYPGFNRDIVSFGLVKDILVEGSKVTLSIVLPKPDQKLQSTIEEEVRKAIFGIPGVEDLSMKIGSRPQKQITADAGSEKSKLPDIKYYIAVASGKGGVGKSTIATNLSLAISKKRQKVGLMDADIWGPSAPLMMGISEKPRATADDKIVPIEKFGLKVMSIGFLVNEEDAVIWRGPMVHGAIKQFIEDVEWSGTDYLVIDLPPGTGDAQLSLAQTAPISGGVIVTTPQDVALVDVRRGILMFNKLNIPILGIVENMSYLDMPDVDGKIDIFGRGGGRRMAEKFEVPFLGEIPIDPRIRIGGDNGTPIVESDPQSAAGKAFFEIADRILESIED
- a CDS encoding metal-sulfur cluster assembly factor, whose product is MKKIIQIDRGGPSKDKSSVSFTKIEKKKKPEDSPEITKETVYGALKDVYDPELPVSIVDLGLIYDTKISGRNVQIKMTLTTPGCAMGAHIAGQAEMALKNAGADNVLIEVIWDPPWNPDMISEEGKKKLGIS
- a CDS encoding AAA domain-containing protein; the encoded protein is MHQKRNIPWLQILRFHKEITRRGEENFFALPVDQLDSDRCSSLYKFEFKSFAGPWQVDPDTFKSKPFLQKLKRKEVDEIFLGGPCWYKAPRKNDRGSGNWLPVLYRQIKFYLDTDSVCIVPDQGKWEISPLVYDLLESKSAQSRHPLEQWLPNLIEITQNLSTTKNIDLTEALIDILSSNIPELGEELRKKIQSGISHLPSPWIIFSPTTSSSPVYQHLMSDYEELDKILEKQTDNIGGFELLEDIAVTENAQSVSLLPVVPLNRSQEKAVLGILAGKPVTVISGPPGTGKSQVVVSSLLNCWSQGKSVLFASQNNQAVDTVRERIKKFEDQFPIAIRTGSKRYRTDFNEALRRILNAITYSTANSLSTKQDASQRKDSLLSKKKQIEEFLDSKLPQRINESLSSSLEAYALHQSTLAELQEAKESLRSDLRKIGYTLDAEDFKRLVFDPLNTWVGNISSVKKEIIDNKKKEELYKSEATEAEEKRNQSVQTLGLDFSKVRSWDWLISAQGPESLQAWLTSFHKLIDNIHEHDLEVLPWDNNYEYWKSSEQAEKWSENTHKLVEVINSDFGQLEQLIKEVAEAESELNQEHEVSNSLLDIMAKPHLLDALQRWTTLYSEYCTQPKTWVSWLPFSDKSKLNRAIREVEKILLPTFPASMWQRVGPLNDEGRRRFVQIIEKNEKWLDLRKATDIKQDSIRSKFREFRTLATNLRLADIPQSEDLNLWMKFAEVLAENQKIAKVAATAWRHRENREKICGQLQQAVSKYNTIASGIPLREAWVSGIGAQFHETINALNSTPSFENIVAVRTVLYSKDVDEFIEIWKEARKHEKRLRSIQSSVEELPTKLDLIENWWNIKPDLVPIEAHQRSQLPKGDDVVFEHTKTCQEWLESWNIFVSRTRQKYEDKLQEEKNWACKKLAEAGELIPNKDKKNIQVLIDQVVGKDTDEWPVTKLRDAFGKFEPVRLKARVENINYELEKLSFDEAKDRWVQQLSQDPEIQDVLRQLLDRYQQSGGGSILPEDYDLFEKALKAIPVWIITALSPQSLPLIPHLFDVLVIDEATQCTITNLLPLIYRAKSLVVIGDPEQLPAIPTLRENAERTLAQNFQVDQWLDLLGHSQRTVYDTAVQCLPRRYSDIVLLEEHYRSHPLIIGFSNRYIYQKRLQLKKDSIEISNALGISGIDVQGFCKRGQLGRSWINEKEAEKVVTLIQELRNNNRYSNFTIGVVTPFRSQADLIANLIEKQTSDSDIHRDITIGTVHTYQGDERDLMIFSPVVSKGISDNTVQWVGNPNMINVAVTRAREGFFFVADFGVCRRQRGVLGHLTRYVEDVENLRKTSAEELELFSWMVMQGWDPEVHPKIRDIEVDFVLKKAGRKIVVEVDGEQHKRRRVEDKSRDVFLNSRGYEVYRFPTREVREAPASIIHLLGKKLSGEFS